Proteins encoded within one genomic window of Thiohalorhabdus sp. Cl-TMA:
- the aroA gene encoding 3-phosphoshikimate 1-carboxyvinyltransferase — protein MTTDKRDDRLTARGGSVQGTVQVAGDKSISHRAIMIGALADGVTRVEGFLAGEDCLATLAAFRSMGVRIEGPDAGRVTIHGVGREGLRAPEAPLDMGNSGTSMRLLAGLLAAQPFPSELTGDESLRRRPMGRVVSPLTSMGGQVAALGEEGRPPLRISPVGSLKGINYELPVASAQVKSAILLAGLYADGETCVTEPAPTRDHTERMLSAFGYPVRREGSRACLQGGARVQAADLSIPGDLSSAAFFLVAAAMVPGSDLLLEGVGINPTRRGALDILLAMGAHIELQNERTHGGEPVADLRVRGGELRGIEIPSHLVPLAIDEFPAIFVAAAAAEGRTVLRDAAELRVKESDRIQTMADGLQALGIAAVPLEDGLVIDGGPISGGRVDAHGDHRVAMAFAVASIAASGPISISGAAAIRTSFPDFLEVARAVGLRIEAENE, from the coding sequence ATGACGACTGATAAGCGGGATGACCGCCTCACCGCCCGGGGCGGAAGCGTGCAGGGCACGGTGCAGGTGGCCGGGGACAAGTCCATTTCCCACCGGGCGATCATGATCGGGGCGCTTGCGGACGGTGTGACCCGGGTGGAAGGGTTCCTGGCGGGCGAGGATTGCCTGGCCACCCTTGCCGCTTTTCGCTCCATGGGCGTCCGCATCGAGGGACCGGACGCGGGCCGGGTAACCATTCACGGGGTGGGCAGAGAGGGTCTGAGGGCGCCCGAAGCGCCGCTCGACATGGGGAACTCCGGAACCTCCATGCGCCTGCTCGCTGGCTTGCTCGCCGCCCAGCCGTTCCCGTCCGAGCTGACCGGGGATGAAAGCCTCCGCAGGCGACCCATGGGACGGGTGGTATCCCCGCTGACCAGCATGGGGGGGCAGGTCGCCGCGCTCGGGGAGGAGGGCCGGCCGCCCCTGCGTATCTCCCCGGTCGGATCTCTGAAGGGGATCAACTACGAGCTGCCGGTGGCCTCCGCCCAGGTGAAATCGGCGATCCTGCTGGCGGGGCTCTATGCCGACGGGGAAACCTGCGTGACCGAACCGGCGCCCACCCGTGACCATACCGAGCGCATGCTCTCCGCCTTCGGTTACCCGGTTCGCCGGGAAGGATCCCGGGCATGTCTGCAGGGGGGCGCGCGCGTGCAAGCCGCGGACCTGAGCATTCCCGGGGACCTCTCCTCGGCCGCCTTTTTCCTGGTGGCGGCCGCGATGGTCCCCGGATCGGACCTTCTGCTGGAGGGGGTCGGCATCAACCCAACCCGACGCGGGGCCCTCGACATCCTCCTGGCCATGGGGGCCCACATCGAGCTCCAGAACGAGCGCACTCACGGCGGGGAACCGGTGGCGGACCTCCGGGTCCGAGGTGGAGAGCTGCGGGGCATAGAGATCCCTTCCCACCTTGTGCCGCTGGCCATCGACGAATTCCCGGCGATCTTCGTGGCCGCTGCCGCGGCCGAAGGGCGCACTGTCCTGCGGGACGCCGCCGAACTGCGCGTCAAGGAAAGCGACCGGATCCAGACCATGGCCGACGGTCTGCAAGCCTTGGGCATTGCCGCCGTGCCCCTGGAGGACGGGCTGGTGATCGACGGCGGGCCCATCAGCGGCGGCCGGGTGGATGCCCATGGGGATCACCGCGTGGCCATGGCCTTTGCCGTGGCCTCCATCGCCGCATCCGGACCCATTTCCATTTCCGGGGCCGCCGCCATCCGCACCTCCTTCCCGGACTTCCTCGAGGTTGCCCGAGCGGTGGGCCTGCGCATCGAAGCCGAAAACGAATGA
- a CDS encoding prephenate dehydrogenase encodes MPFRRITIIGLGLIGGSLGLALRRSGAVEEVVGVDQSAAVLERARERGLIDRGTTDPAAGVRDAELVVAAVPVGCFRGVLEAARGGLERDTVVTDVGSVKGPVHAEAEAVLGADALFVGGHPLAGTEDSGVEAALDRLFDGALCILTPASDTPARDRVKALWELVGCQVVTMDAEAHDRILAATSHLPHMLAFSLIRTFGELDDSDRLAQFAAGGFRDLTRIAGSDPVMWRDIALANSGPLLEMIDRFEDRLSELRRAIAAGDGPALQAFFGEARTLRRGLPPRAHEDEDNDDD; translated from the coding sequence ATGCCTTTCCGGCGCATTACCATCATCGGGCTCGGCCTGATCGGAGGCTCCCTGGGTCTGGCCCTGCGTCGTTCCGGCGCAGTGGAGGAGGTGGTGGGCGTTGATCAGTCCGCCGCAGTCCTGGAGCGGGCACGGGAAAGAGGCTTGATCGATAGGGGGACCACCGATCCCGCCGCGGGAGTTCGGGACGCCGAACTGGTGGTGGCGGCCGTGCCCGTGGGGTGCTTCCGCGGGGTCCTCGAGGCAGCGCGGGGCGGCCTGGAAAGAGATACCGTGGTCACGGACGTGGGTAGCGTGAAGGGGCCCGTTCACGCCGAAGCCGAGGCCGTTCTGGGTGCGGATGCCCTATTCGTGGGCGGCCACCCCCTGGCGGGTACCGAGGATTCGGGAGTGGAAGCGGCCCTTGACCGGCTGTTCGACGGGGCCCTTTGTATTCTCACACCTGCTTCCGATACTCCGGCCCGGGACCGAGTCAAGGCCCTGTGGGAGCTCGTGGGCTGCCAGGTGGTCACCATGGATGCCGAAGCGCATGATCGGATCCTGGCGGCCACCAGTCATCTCCCCCATATGCTCGCCTTCAGCCTGATCCGCACCTTCGGCGAGCTGGATGATTCCGATCGGCTCGCGCAGTTCGCAGCCGGCGGGTTCCGCGATCTGACGCGCATCGCGGGCAGCGATCCGGTGATGTGGCGGGATATCGCCCTGGCCAATTCCGGGCCGCTTCTGGAGATGATCGACCGTTTCGAGGACCGGCTTTCCGAGCTACGCAGGGCCATAGCGGCCGGGGACGGCCCCGCCCTCCAGGCCTTTTTCGGCGAGGCCCGCACCCTCCGTCGCGGCCTGCCGCCCCGGGCCCATGAAGACGAGGACAACGATGACGACTGA
- the pheA gene encoding prephenate dehydratase has product MSQEGPPENGGTDARQESLRQEIDRIDGEVQRLVNQRAAHVLEIARIKEANGGAFYRPEREAQILARVAERNEGPFPDQDMVRIFREIMSSCLALERRLRIAFLGPEASFTHAAVQVHFGHAVEEHPVRTIAEVFREVEAGTADYGVVPVENSTEGAVNASLDQLMGTNLQVCGEVALRIEHHLMSHAPDMQSIRRLYLHPQTQAQCREWLQDHMGGLEWVEVTSNAEAARRATAEPDSAAVAGASAAEFYGLPVLAAGVEDDPENTTRFVVVGAQWVGPSGNDKTSILVSAPNRPGSLFHVLQPFSLAGVNLTKIVSRPARSSLWDYVFFLDLDGHQEDAAVQEALEGVEAGGAAVKVLGSYPRAR; this is encoded by the coding sequence GTGAGCCAAGAAGGTCCCCCCGAAAACGGCGGAACGGACGCGCGACAGGAATCGCTGCGCCAGGAAATCGATCGCATCGATGGCGAGGTCCAGCGGCTGGTGAACCAGCGTGCCGCGCATGTACTGGAAATCGCCCGGATCAAGGAAGCCAATGGCGGAGCCTTTTACCGTCCGGAGCGGGAGGCCCAGATTCTGGCCCGGGTGGCGGAGCGGAACGAGGGGCCTTTCCCGGATCAGGACATGGTGCGAATTTTCCGCGAGATCATGTCCTCCTGTCTGGCCCTGGAGCGCCGGCTCCGGATCGCCTTCCTGGGACCGGAAGCCTCCTTTACCCACGCCGCCGTGCAGGTGCATTTCGGGCATGCGGTTGAGGAGCACCCCGTGCGCACCATCGCCGAAGTATTCCGGGAGGTGGAAGCCGGAACCGCGGATTACGGCGTGGTGCCGGTGGAGAACTCCACCGAGGGGGCCGTGAATGCCAGCCTCGATCAGCTCATGGGGACCAATCTGCAGGTCTGCGGGGAGGTGGCACTTCGTATCGAGCACCACCTGATGAGTCACGCCCCGGACATGCAGTCCATCCGCCGCCTCTATCTCCACCCGCAGACGCAGGCCCAGTGCCGCGAATGGCTCCAGGATCACATGGGCGGGTTGGAATGGGTGGAAGTCACCAGCAACGCCGAGGCCGCGCGCCGCGCCACCGCGGAGCCCGACAGCGCGGCGGTTGCCGGCGCCTCGGCGGCAGAATTCTACGGGCTGCCCGTGCTCGCCGCGGGCGTGGAGGACGACCCGGAAAACACCACCCGCTTCGTGGTGGTGGGCGCCCAGTGGGTGGGTCCTTCCGGCAACGACAAGACCTCCATCCTGGTCTCGGCCCCCAACCGACCGGGGAGCCTGTTCCATGTGCTCCAGCCCTTTTCCCTGGCCGGGGTGAACTTGACCAAGATCGTCTCCCGACCCGCGCGCTCTTCTCTCTGGGACTATGTCTTTTTCCTGGATCTGGACGGCCACCAGGAGGATGCGGCGGTTCAGGAGGCCCTCGAGGGCGTGGAGGCGGGAGGGGCCGCCGTCAAAGTGCTTGGCTCCTACCCGCGGGCTCGGTAG
- the serA gene encoding phosphoglycerate dehydrogenase gives MPKVLISDKMSPKAESVFAEHGIEVDVQTGLSPEELAGVIGAYDGLAIRSASKVTAEILDAAPNLKVVGRAGIGVDNVDIPAASQRGIIVMNTPFGNTVTTAEHAIALMVSAARNVPQATASMKAERWEKSKWGGVELYQKTLGVIGTGNIGSLVIQRAHGLKMRVIAYDPYISQERADDLGVELVELEELYRRADFMTIHTPLTSATRHLISDAAFDAMKDGAILVNAARGGVVDEQALDRALEAGKIRGAALDVFEEEPVEGHSLLRHDNFICTPHLGASTEEAQVNVAVQVAEQISDYLTRGIIQNAVNIPSVEEEEMPLLQPYLNLGERLGSILGQLAQGGLKRVEIEYAGEVSALNQQPITTTILKGLLDPILPDSVNLVNAPLLAEEREVKVSETRKKQADEFTSRIRVTLVTEKRTWTIDGTLVHGTPRVVELDGVELELVPDGRLLYMANRDEPGLIGRIGTVLGESGVNIAGFMLGREAPQQQAISFISVDQPVSEEVMKRISSEENVLEVREINL, from the coding sequence ATGCCCAAGGTTTTAATCAGCGACAAGATGTCGCCGAAGGCGGAGTCCGTGTTTGCCGAGCACGGCATCGAGGTGGACGTGCAGACCGGGCTGAGCCCCGAGGAGCTGGCCGGGGTGATCGGCGCCTACGACGGGCTGGCGATCCGCTCGGCGAGCAAGGTCACGGCGGAGATCCTGGACGCGGCGCCCAACCTCAAGGTGGTGGGTCGGGCGGGGATCGGGGTGGACAACGTGGACATCCCGGCGGCCTCGCAGAGGGGCATCATCGTCATGAACACGCCCTTCGGCAACACGGTGACCACCGCCGAGCACGCCATTGCGCTGATGGTCTCGGCGGCGCGCAACGTGCCGCAGGCCACGGCGTCCATGAAGGCGGAGCGCTGGGAGAAGAGCAAGTGGGGCGGGGTGGAGCTCTACCAGAAGACCCTGGGCGTGATCGGCACCGGCAACATCGGCTCCCTGGTGATCCAGCGGGCGCACGGGCTCAAGATGCGGGTCATCGCCTACGACCCCTACATCTCCCAGGAGCGCGCCGACGACCTCGGGGTGGAGCTTGTGGAGCTCGAAGAGCTCTACCGGCGGGCGGACTTTATGACCATCCACACGCCGCTCACCAGCGCCACCCGGCACCTGATCAGCGACGCCGCCTTTGACGCCATGAAGGACGGGGCGATCCTGGTGAACGCCGCGCGCGGCGGGGTGGTGGACGAGCAGGCGCTCGACCGGGCGCTCGAGGCGGGCAAGATCCGGGGCGCGGCGCTCGACGTGTTCGAGGAGGAGCCCGTGGAGGGCCATTCCCTGCTGCGCCACGACAACTTCATCTGCACCCCGCACCTGGGCGCCTCCACCGAGGAGGCGCAGGTGAACGTGGCGGTGCAGGTGGCGGAGCAGATCAGCGACTACCTGACGCGGGGCATCATCCAGAACGCGGTGAACATCCCCTCCGTGGAGGAGGAGGAGATGCCGCTGCTGCAGCCCTACCTGAACCTCGGCGAGCGGCTCGGCTCCATCCTCGGCCAGCTGGCGCAGGGCGGGCTGAAGCGGGTGGAGATCGAGTACGCCGGGGAGGTCTCGGCGCTCAACCAGCAGCCGATCACCACCACCATCCTGAAGGGGCTGCTCGACCCGATCCTGCCGGACTCGGTGAACCTGGTGAACGCGCCGCTGCTCGCCGAGGAGCGCGAGGTGAAGGTGAGCGAGACGCGCAAGAAGCAGGCGGACGAGTTCACCAGCCGCATCCGGGTGACGCTGGTCACCGAGAAGCGCACCTGGACCATCGACGGCACGCTGGTGCACGGCACGCCGCGGGTGGTGGAGCTCGACGGCGTGGAGCTGGAGCTGGTGCCGGACGGCCGCCTGCTGTACATGGCCAACCGCGACGAGCCGGGGCTCATCGGCCGCATCGGAACGGTGCTCGGCGAGTCGGGGGTCAACATCGCCGGCTTCATGCTGGGTCGCGAGGCGCCGCAGCAGCAGGCGATCTCCTTCATCAGCGTGGACCAGCCGGTGTCCGAGGAGGTCATGAAGCGGATCTCCTCCGAGGAGAATGTTCTGGAGGTGCGGGAGATCAACCTGTAG
- a CDS encoding YgaP family membrane protein, with protein MKENVGIADMVLRIVIGAALLAFAAADPAGNWWGWIGLVPLVTGVFRRCPAYALLGTSTCGGQGRKQA; from the coding sequence ATGAAGGAAAATGTTGGCATCGCCGACATGGTGCTGCGCATCGTCATCGGTGCGGCTCTGCTTGCGTTCGCCGCAGCCGACCCGGCGGGGAACTGGTGGGGCTGGATCGGGCTCGTCCCCCTGGTCACCGGGGTTTTCAGGCGCTGCCCCGCCTACGCCCTGTTAGGCACCAGCACCTGCGGGGGGCAGGGCCGGAAGCAGGCCTGA
- the serC gene encoding 3-phosphoserine/phosphohydroxythreonine transaminase, protein MSRVFNFSAGPAALPEDVLRKAGNEILDWHGSGMSVMEMSHRGKEFTAIIEKAEADLRELLQIPDDYSVLFLQGGASSQFAMVPLNLLRGKGKADYINTGSWSKKAIAEGKRYCEVNVPASAADENFTWIPKQDQLDLDPGAAYCHITSNNTIFGTEYHYFPETGDVPLVADMSSDILSRPIDVSKFGLIYAGAQKNIGPSGLTIAIVRNDLVGHAVDWCPTMFDYKTHVDAKSLYNTPPTYGVYIAGLVFEWLKEQGGLKAMEEFNRRKAGKLYSAIDGSDFYASPVEPEDRSLMNVPFTLSNPDLDASFLEEAGERGLVALKGHRSVGGMRASIYNAMPESGVDALIDFMRDFEQRNA, encoded by the coding sequence ATGAGCCGAGTATTCAACTTCAGTGCAGGCCCGGCTGCGTTGCCGGAAGATGTTCTGCGCAAAGCGGGGAACGAGATCCTGGACTGGCATGGCTCCGGGATGTCCGTGATGGAGATGAGCCATCGCGGCAAGGAGTTCACCGCCATCATCGAGAAGGCGGAAGCCGATCTTCGCGAGCTTTTGCAAATTCCCGACGATTACTCGGTTCTTTTCCTCCAGGGCGGCGCCAGCAGCCAGTTCGCCATGGTTCCGCTCAACCTACTGCGCGGCAAAGGCAAGGCGGACTACATCAATACCGGGAGCTGGTCCAAGAAGGCAATCGCCGAAGGGAAGCGCTATTGCGAGGTGAACGTTCCCGCCTCCGCAGCCGACGAGAACTTCACCTGGATCCCCAAGCAGGATCAGCTGGATCTCGATCCCGGGGCCGCCTACTGCCACATCACCAGCAACAACACCATCTTCGGCACGGAATACCACTATTTCCCCGAAACGGGTGATGTCCCGCTGGTCGCCGATATGTCCTCGGATATCCTTTCCCGGCCCATCGACGTCAGCAAGTTCGGCCTGATCTACGCCGGCGCCCAGAAGAATATCGGTCCGAGCGGGCTGACCATCGCCATTGTCCGCAACGATCTGGTGGGACACGCCGTGGATTGGTGCCCGACCATGTTCGACTACAAGACGCATGTCGATGCCAAATCCCTCTACAACACCCCGCCTACCTATGGTGTCTACATCGCCGGCCTGGTCTTCGAATGGCTCAAGGAGCAGGGTGGCCTGAAGGCCATGGAAGAATTCAATCGCCGGAAGGCCGGAAAGCTCTATTCGGCCATCGACGGCAGCGATTTCTACGCCTCTCCGGTCGAGCCGGAAGACCGCAGCCTCATGAATGTTCCCTTTACTCTTTCCAATCCCGATCTCGATGCCTCGTTCCTCGAAGAAGCCGGCGAACGGGGTCTGGTGGCACTGAAGGGCCATCGCTCCGTGGGTGGCATGCGCGCTTCCATCTATAACGCCATGCCGGAGTCTGGCGTGGATGCACTCATAGATTTCATGCGCGATTTCGAGCAGCGCAACGCTTGA
- the gyrA gene encoding DNA gyrase subunit A: MAEFAKEMMPVNLEEEMRQSYLDYAMSVIVGRALPDVRDGLKPVHRRVLYAMHTLNNDWNKPYKKSARVVGDVIGKYHPHGDAAVYDTIVRLAQDFTMRYPMVDGQGNFGSIDGDNAAAMRYTEVRMARLAHELLTDIDRETVDFVPNYDGAETEPAVLPSRVPNLLVNGAAGIAVGMATNIPPHNLREVIDGCVALIDNPEHSVDDLIGIITGPDFPTAGIINGREGILSAYRTGRGSIRIRGRVRTEEDKKGRQRLVVHELPYMVNKARLVEKIADLVKDRKIEGISDLRDESDKDGIRVVIELKRDEEPEIILNNLYKQTQLESVFGITLLALDQGQPRTLNLKEVLEAFVQHRREVVTRRTLYDLRQARKRAHTLEGLAVALANLDPVINLIRQSPDPATAKERLTTEVWEPGGVEYLVQRAAQSGGIRNEEGLGLVDGGYKLSPEQAQAILDMRLHRLTGLERDKVIGEFEEILDKIDDLLDILRSEARLMGVIRDELVDIKERFGDERCTEIQEAASELTLEDLVAEEDMVVTMTRAGYIKRQPLSGYRAQRRGGKGKAATATRDAEDFVERLFVASTHQYILCFSNSGKVYWLKVYELPEAGRTARGKAIVNLLPLEKDERITTVLPVDAFEEGRYVVMATSRGVVKRVDLMEFSRPRKAGIIAIKLGEGESLVGARITSGDDELLMATNRGKAIRFPEQEVRAMGRTAHGVRGIEMGEEDRLIALQVVRPGWEVLTVTENGFGKRTALEEYRVQGRGGQGILTIKESDRNGEAVSVRLVHPDNEAMLVTSQGTLIRTPLDGISRLGRNTQGVRLIDLGEGEHVVGAERVEESAEQEDVEPDDNGIE; the protein is encoded by the coding sequence ATGGCCGAATTCGCCAAGGAAATGATGCCCGTCAACCTCGAAGAGGAGATGCGTCAATCCTACCTCGATTATGCCATGAGCGTGATCGTCGGGCGGGCCCTCCCCGATGTGCGGGATGGACTCAAGCCGGTGCATCGGCGTGTTCTTTACGCCATGCACACCCTGAATAACGACTGGAACAAACCTTATAAGAAGTCCGCCCGCGTGGTGGGTGACGTGATCGGTAAGTACCATCCGCACGGGGATGCGGCTGTCTACGACACCATCGTCCGACTCGCCCAGGACTTCACCATGCGCTACCCCATGGTGGACGGGCAGGGCAATTTCGGCTCCATCGACGGCGACAACGCCGCGGCCATGCGCTACACCGAGGTGCGCATGGCGCGCCTCGCCCACGAGCTGCTTACCGACATCGACCGGGAAACGGTGGATTTCGTGCCGAACTACGACGGCGCGGAAACCGAGCCCGCCGTGCTCCCGTCCCGGGTACCCAACCTCCTGGTCAACGGCGCCGCGGGCATTGCCGTGGGCATGGCCACCAATATCCCCCCGCACAACCTGCGGGAGGTGATCGACGGCTGCGTGGCGCTCATCGACAATCCCGAGCACAGCGTCGACGACCTCATCGGCATCATCACCGGCCCCGACTTCCCCACAGCAGGCATCATCAACGGCCGTGAAGGCATCCTTTCCGCGTACCGCACCGGGCGGGGCTCCATCCGGATTCGTGGGCGGGTGCGCACGGAAGAGGACAAGAAGGGCCGCCAGCGGCTGGTGGTCCACGAGCTGCCCTACATGGTCAACAAGGCCCGGCTCGTGGAAAAGATCGCCGACCTGGTGAAGGACCGCAAGATCGAGGGTATCAGCGACCTCCGGGATGAATCGGACAAGGACGGCATCCGGGTGGTCATCGAGCTCAAGCGGGACGAAGAGCCCGAGATCATCCTCAACAACCTGTACAAGCAGACCCAGCTGGAATCCGTATTCGGAATCACCCTGCTGGCCCTGGACCAGGGGCAGCCCCGCACGCTGAACCTCAAGGAGGTGCTGGAGGCCTTCGTCCAGCACCGTCGCGAGGTAGTAACCCGGCGTACGCTCTACGACCTCCGCCAGGCCCGAAAGCGGGCCCACACCTTGGAAGGCTTGGCCGTCGCCCTGGCCAATCTGGATCCGGTAATCAATCTGATTCGGCAGTCCCCGGACCCGGCCACTGCCAAGGAACGGCTGACCACCGAGGTCTGGGAGCCGGGCGGGGTGGAGTATCTGGTGCAACGGGCCGCCCAGTCCGGCGGCATCCGCAACGAGGAGGGCCTCGGGCTGGTGGACGGCGGCTACAAGCTCTCTCCCGAGCAGGCCCAGGCCATCCTCGACATGCGCCTGCACCGCCTTACCGGCCTGGAGCGCGACAAGGTCATCGGCGAGTTCGAGGAGATTCTCGACAAGATCGATGATCTGCTGGATATCCTGCGCTCCGAGGCCCGTCTCATGGGCGTGATCCGCGACGAGCTTGTGGATATCAAGGAGCGCTTCGGCGATGAGCGGTGCACCGAGATTCAGGAGGCCGCCAGCGAGCTGACGCTGGAGGACCTGGTGGCCGAGGAGGACATGGTGGTGACCATGACCCGGGCGGGCTACATCAAGCGCCAGCCCCTCTCCGGCTACAGGGCCCAGCGCCGCGGCGGCAAGGGCAAGGCGGCCACCGCTACCCGGGATGCCGAGGATTTCGTGGAGCGATTGTTCGTGGCCTCCACCCACCAGTACATCCTGTGCTTTTCAAATTCCGGCAAAGTGTACTGGCTAAAGGTGTACGAGCTGCCAGAAGCGGGCCGTACTGCCCGGGGCAAGGCCATCGTCAATCTCCTGCCGCTGGAGAAGGACGAGCGGATCACCACCGTGCTGCCGGTGGACGCCTTCGAGGAAGGGCGGTACGTGGTAATGGCCACGTCGCGCGGGGTGGTGAAGCGCGTGGACCTCATGGAGTTTTCCCGGCCGCGCAAGGCGGGAATCATCGCCATAAAGCTCGGGGAGGGGGAATCCTTGGTGGGCGCCCGGATAACCTCGGGCGACGACGAGCTGCTCATGGCCACCAACCGCGGCAAGGCCATCCGCTTCCCGGAGCAGGAGGTCCGGGCCATGGGCCGGACCGCCCACGGGGTCCGCGGTATCGAGATGGGTGAGGAGGACCGTCTAATCGCCCTGCAGGTGGTACGGCCCGGCTGGGAGGTGCTGACGGTTACCGAGAACGGCTTCGGCAAGCGCACGGCCCTGGAGGAGTATCGAGTCCAGGGGCGCGGCGGGCAGGGTATCCTGACCATCAAGGAATCCGACAGGAACGGCGAAGCGGTGAGCGTGCGGCTCGTGCATCCGGATAATGAAGCGATGCTGGTTACCTCCCAGGGCACGCTCATCCGCACACCGCTGGACGGAATCTCCCGTCTTGGCCGCAATACGCAAGGCGTTCGCCTGATCGACCTGGGTGAAGGGGAGCATGTGGTGGGCGCGGAGCGCGTGGAAGAGTCGGCGGAACAGGAAGATGTTGAGCCGGATGACAACGGTATAGAGTAG